In Salvia miltiorrhiza cultivar Shanhuang (shh) chromosome 4, IMPLAD_Smil_shh, whole genome shotgun sequence, the DNA window tataattcaaggAGTGgtggcctttttttttttaatgattaaatttctcctttttattatatatatatatatatatatatatatatttatatatatatatataattcaatctTGCCTCCTTTTGCTTGCCTCCTTTTATCTTGactagaatttaattcacattttatttaaatgcaaataaatTTCTAAGTCTGGATGTGTTGCTTCCTTGCAGTGTCATGATGGTGGTCTTCAAAGATATTGTGGTCAAGGGTCAAGACTATTTGCTGATTTTGAGTGATGATGAGCAAGAGACGGAAATGGGCATGCATCTAAGAGTATTTCCGGCATTGATAGGCCACTATGTGAAACCTTGGCCCAAACTTTTGAATTCTCTATATCAGTCGGAATGGACCAGCGAGATCAGTTTGAACAAAGCGTCGAAGGCTCATACATTGCATCCGGCCCGTCCTTGGCAAAGCAAGGAATCCAATTTTCTATTGACTTTGAGGCGAAGGATCATCGATAAAGATGCCAAATGGGGAAGGGTTACAAGCTTTCGTGGGGAATTTCATTTCTTTGAAGGCTATTGGGAGTGGACTGAAGATATCCTTAGCCGCTGCGGGAATGAACTCCGAGTTGTTGGTATCTATGATGCAGTTTATGCTTCTCTTTTCACTTATGATTGCCAGCCCGAGATGGTTAAAGCGTTCTGTGAAGCTTGGTGTCCTGCGACGAACACCATTCTCACTTCATTTGGCGAGATGTCTATTTCTCTATGGGATTTACAGTATCTATCAGGGCTTCCGTGTACCGGGACACTGTATGATGAGGTTGTACCCTGCGCGAAAGAGATTCTTGGCAAAGATCAGTTTGGCAACCCGTTCATTCCCTTGAGTTGTAGATATTTACTCTCTGCTTACTATTCTCTTAAGCATCGTGATGGCAAGGATCCTAAGAGCTCAGTTTCTATCGATGAATGGATCAAATTTTGGTCGAAGAAAGCTTCAAAGTATTCTCATCCTCCTGCTCGCAGGGCAAAGAAATCTCAACGCCCCAAATCGACTTATAATCCGAGTGGTTCATTTGAAGCGCATCAACCATGGTCTTCTGAAGAAAGGGCTCCATTCATCGAGCTTGATGCTAGTGACAAGTATCACACCACTATGTACTTGGCAGCTCATATAGCTTGCTGGTTGTGTATCTTTGTTTTTCCAGATGGTGATGCCATGTCGATTAGACCAACCTCTTTCAAAATGGCAAGTTTGATGGCGTGCAAACAGAAAGTTGCCCTTACAGCTCCAGTTCTAGCCAGCATCTACAAAGGGTTGAACACTATCTCTAGTTCTATGGAGCCTTCTCTTGTCCTGGTGACGCTACCCTTTCATTTCATATATGGTTGGATAGCGCTCTATTTCAACACTCACATTCCCCTTCCAAGAAGCCTTGGTGTCGCCAAGATGACTCTATACTCAGGCGAAGGAGCTGCGAAGTATTATCTGCCTGTTGTGTGCCGCGAACGAATTCAGTCGTACAATTCGATTCGTTGGAATTGTACCTCATTCACCAAGGAAGATGACATTTTCTATGTCGATGGTGAAAATACAAGAGAGATTGAGCAATGCTTCTTCATGGCTATTCGCTCGAGTTTTTTGGTTCGCCGGCTGGACGACCACTTCATCGTGGAGTTTTATGGTCCTCACCGCTTCAGCCGTCAATTTGGCTATTACCAAATCGTACCCAGCAGCCTTACTCAGAACATTCGAAGGACATCTTTGGAAGAAGGTCTCAACCTTTGGCGCATGTGTTTGCTGCACAGATCGCGATCAAGGGCATGTTTTCCACGATCTTCTTTGGACATGAAGATACATTGTTCAGTCGACTATAAGACTTGGTGGGATAGGACGTacagattttcttttgaagACAAAATCTCTTCTCCGGCTCATATCACTTTTAAAAGAAAAGATCAGGAAGAAGCAATCAACTCCAAAGATGGAAAGAGGAAGGTCGTCTCTACCACCCTTATAGCTGATTCTGGTAGTAGCAATTCTGAGCGTAATtggaaaaagaagagaattGCGGGGTCCTCAAAACCGGCCGAGGGTCACGTTGAGGAAGAGCCAACTCTAGTGGATGCCGATGTGAACAAGGTCTTTCCTCATCTCGTATCTTCTTTTCGTATTGATATATAATTTCCATTCTAATTGCATCTTCTTCTTGCCCTTTTGTAGACTTTGAAAGAAGTGTTTGGAAATAATCTTGAGAAGGGCTCACCAATCGACTGCGTATCCATTGAATCCAATAAGTCAAACGAGATTCCTTGTCTTGCTAAACAATCCCGCCCCCGACCAATGCCATCATGTGGGGCGCCTTCCGAGTTCAATGCCACACGCATGATCGATGATGAACTCAAGTCGTGCTGCAGGATCATTTGGGGAAAGCTTCGTGACAAGGTTGAGAGAACCAAAGTCGAGTTTCTATCGGCGCTTGAAGACGAGATACGGAGTGGCCTTTCCCGTATGAAGATTATTTGTGGTCTTGACCTTTCCAACCTTGAAGATAGTATTGATGAACTATTCTCCAAAGCCACCACTTTTGATAAAGTAAGGTCGGCTTCTCATGagatcaatgaaggccacacaCTCAAAGTTCGAGAGGTCAAGGTTTGCCTTCAAGAGAAGTTTGCCAAAGGGAAGAAGGATGCTGCGAATTGTGATGCTTTAAAAGCGGATCTTGATGAGTTGGAGAAACGCAAGAAAGAATTGTTGGTGTCTTTGGAGCAGTGAAGCCTGATACTCAAGACTACTCGTGGTGAGATCAAGGTACTCAAGGAAGACATGGCCAAGCTTGAGGAGGCTTCGAGAAATGATGAGGTCTTGAAGAATTTGGAAGCCTTGAAGCTTTCACTAGAGTCTATGCAGCAGATTTTGAGAGATCAAGACCCTTTTGCTTAGTATATTGCATTTTTATCATTCCTCTTTTGATGATTCTCATTTGGTTTGTCatggatattttgacatcttctcccaatgcttgtgcttcttttgatgACTTGATTTCTTTGCTATTTTGGAATGAAACGTTTTtggcttcacataatcaacttaaatcataacttgatgatataaattgaaaagagtcaaacacaacttatgactgaacttagaaattatctaagctgcctacgtacccttttgaaagggatcaagtcaaaacgtagttcataggatcaacaagtgtttgagattgggtgccgtgcacagtttatactcatgcgggccaggagtaacatgcagtttaggctcgtgcgtcaaggagctgtcttcatacactccattttgttgcttTTCTTCATCTGACTcatttttttggcttttctgtttttctattttttggcttttctattttttttttttttttttttttgcattaaactatatacatatgtacatgcttcaacttctacCACCTTTCAAGGATAGTAACGTTTCAGGAACTTGCCATTGATAGGCCCAACTCTGACGTTGTCATCAGAAAGAAGCATGTATGCTCCGTTTGTGTAGACTTCCTTGACAACATATGGGCCATCCCACCTTGATACGAATTTGTTTCCAACACGATGAGTGACAACGATTGGCCTCCTCACAGCGAGGACCAAATCTCCAACTTGAAAAGAACGCACTCGCACCGTCTTGTTGAAAGACTTTGAGAGGCGAGCTTGGTAGCATTCTAACTTTTGCTGAGCTTCCAGCCTTTTCTCATCTAGAGCTTCGAGTTCCTCCAGACGCAAACGTgcattttcttcttcagttAGCCCTTCCTGGATGGCCATTCTCAAAGAGGGAATTTGTTGCTCGAGAGGGATGACGGCTTCAACCCCATATACCAAAGAGTAAGGCGTTGCCTGCGTGGGAGTTCTATAGGTGGTTCGATACGCCCACAATGCTTCCCCAATGCGTTCATGCCAGTCACGCTTTGATTTTGAAACAATTTTCTTCAACAGATTGCACAAAGTCTTGTTGAATGCCTCAGCCAACCCATTTGCCGGTGCATTATACATCGATGACTTCCGTTGCTTGAAGCCGAATTTTTCACAAAGCTTGTTTATCACCGTGTTGCTGAAAGGTGTTCCATTATCAGTTATGATGTAGCGAGGAACTCCATAGCGATAGATGATGTTGGTCTTGATAAACTCAGCAACGGTCTCTTTCTTCACTTCTCTTAATGGTATCGCCTCAGCCCACTTGGAGAAGTAATCGGTCGCTGCCAAAATGTATAAATGTCCCCCTGATGATTTTGTCAATGGACCAACAACATCCATGCCCCATGCATCAAAAGGCCAGGATGCAACTGTGGGGTGTAATGGCTCGGGTGGCTGATGAATCAGGTTCGCATGAAATTGGCAGGCTTGACATCTTTGCGCATAATCCAAACAATCTTTCACCATAGTTGGCCAGTAGTAGCCCATCCTCTTGATTCGAAAGTGCAGCTTTGGACCTGACTGATGAGCACCGCAAATGCCGGAATGCGCCTCTTCCATGGCTTTAGCAGCTTCCTCACTACTTAGGCACCTGAGAAATACTCCATCAAAAGACCTCCTATAAAGCGTCCCTTTGAAGAAAATGAAGCGAGTGGCGCGCCGTCGGACGTCAACCCTTCGACGTGGATCATTTGGTAATTTATCATACTTCAAATAATCAACCAACAATTGGCGCCAATCTTCTTCCTCAATTTCGAAGACCTCAACAAGATGACTTTCAATTTCTTCGCATTTCTCTTCTTCAAAAATAGGTGGTATAACCCATCTTTCACACACTGGAATTTGAATTTCGCCACTGATCATAGCTATGGTAGATGCGAGTTTAGCCAAGGCATCTGCTTGCTTATTTTCACTTCTTGGAACATGTTCGATTTCCACATCTCCAAGCCACTCAATGATCTTGCGAGCATACTTGACGTATGGCAATAATTCAGGTTTCTTCACTTCATACAGTCCAAGTATTTGATTAACCACCAATTTAGAATCACCATATACTTTGAGGTGAGATTGCTGCATATTCAACGCCATTTCCAAACCGAGGATCAGAGCTTGATATTCTGCTACATTGTTAGAGCAATTCTCAGTTAGAGTGAATGAAAATGGCAGCACTTGACGTTCTGGTGTCACGAACACGATCCCGGCACCAGCACCTTCTTTATGAGATGCTCCATCGAAAAACATCCACCATGGTAGGGCGACATCGATTACAAGTGCATCTTCATCCGGGAGGTCATCACTTAGCTCCCATTCAGCCGGAATTGGGTGGTCTGCTAAGAAGTCTGCCAACACTTGTCCCTTCACA includes these proteins:
- the LOC131022126 gene encoding uncharacterized protein LOC131022126 translates to MMVVFKDIVVKGQDYLLILSDDEQETEMGMHLRVFPALIGHYVKPWPKLLNSLYQSEWTSEISLNKASKAHTLHPARPWQSKESNFLLTLRRRIIDKDAKWGRVTSFRGEFHFFEGYWEWTEDILSRCGNELRVVGIYDAVYASLFTYDCQPEMVKAFCEAWCPATNTILTSFGEMSISLWDLQYLSGLPCTGTLYDEVVPCAKEILGKDQFGNPFIPLSCRYLLSAYYSLKHRDGKDPKSSVSIDEWIKFWSKKASKYSHPPARRAKKSQRPKSTYNPSGSFEAHQPWSSEERAPFIELDASDKYHTTMYLAAHIACWLCIFVFPDGDAMSIRPTSFKMASLMACKQKVALTAPVLASIYKGLNTISSSMEPSLVLVTLPFHFIYGWIALYFNTHIPLPRSLGVAKMTLYSGEGAAKYYLPVVCRERIQSYNSIRWNCTSFTKEDDIFYVDGENTREIEQCFFMAIRSSFLVRRLDDHFIVEFYGPHRFSRQFGYYQIVPSSLTQNIRRTSLEEGLNLWRMCLLHRSRSRACFPRSSLDMKIHCSVDYKTWWDRTYRFSFEDKISSPAHITFKRKDQEEAINSKDGKRKVVSTTLIADSGSSNSERNWKKKRIAGSSKPAEGHVEEEPTLVDADVNKTLKEVFGNNLEKGSPIDCVSIESNKSNEIPCLAKQSRPRPMPSCGAPSEFNATRMIDDELKSCCRIIWGKLRDKVERTKVEFLSALEDEIRSGLSRMKIICGLDLSNLEDSIDELFSKATTFDKVRSASHEINEGHTLKVREVKVCLQEKFAKGKKDAANCDALKADLDELEKRKKELLVSLEQ
- the LOC131021113 gene encoding uncharacterized protein LOC131021113; protein product: MPGLSSKIAVHHLAVRKDARPVKQAQRRFRPELVPLIEAEVNKLINVGFIREVKYPTWISSIVPVRKKNGQIRVCVDFRDLNEACPKDDFPLPIAELMIDATTGHEALTFMDGSSGYNQIRMSPNEEELTAFRTPKGIYCYKVMPFGLKNAGATYQRAMQKIFDDILHKNVECYVDDLVVKSKKRNNHLQDLRMVFERLRKHQLKMNPLKCAFGVKSGKFLGFIVRHQGIEIEQAKIDAILKMPEPRNIHDLKSLQGKLAYLRRFISNLAGRCQPFSRIMKKGIPFEWDESCRNAFKNIKSYLMQPPVLAAPVPGRPLILYIAAQERSMGALLAQENEGGKENALYYLSRTMTPNELKYAPIEKLCLALIFSIQKLKHYFQAHTVRLISKANPLKFVMSRPVLSDRLARWYLQLQQFEIVYVPQKAVKGQVLADFLADHPIPAEWELSDDLPDEDALVIDVALPWWMFFDGASHKEGAGAGIVFVTPERQVLPFSFTLTENCSNNVAEYQALILGLEMALNMQQSHLKVYGDSKLVVNQILGLYEVKKPELLPYVKYARKIIEWLGDVEIEHVPRSENKQADALAKLASTIAMISGEIQIPVCERWVIPPIFEEEKCEEIESHLVEVFEIEEEDWRQLLVDYLKYDKLPNDPRRRVDVRRRATRFIFFKGTLYRRSFDGVFLRCLSSEEAAKAMEEAHSGICGAHQSGPKLHFRIKRMGYYWPTMVKDCLDYAQRCQACQFHANLIHQPPEPLHPTVASWPFDAWGMDVVGPLTKSSGGHLYILAATDYFSKWAEAIPLREVKKETVAEFIKTNIIYRYGVPRYIITDNGTPFSNTVINKLCEKFGFKQRKSSMYNAPANGLAEAFNKTLCNLLKKIVSKSKRDWHERIGEALWAYRTTYRTPTQATPYSLVYGVEAVIPLEQQIPSLRMAIQEGLTEEENARLRLEELEALDEKRLEAQQKLECYQARLSKSFNKTVRVRSFQVGDLVLAVRRPIVVTHRVGNKFVSRWDGPYVVKEVYTNGAYMLLSDDNVRVGPINGKFLKRYYP